The following proteins are co-located in the Doryrhamphus excisus isolate RoL2022-K1 chromosome 3, RoL_Dexc_1.0, whole genome shotgun sequence genome:
- the stab2 gene encoding stabilin-2 has translation MKASQMWTTMMTTVMMMMMMMMNEGTPLVSKQNWCSNSTVLRTRTLCHSCSLAAILPCPSGYKKTPGSTAQDCQYHIGSATLKLSIPGCSFECYKEAELKRCCPGYWGPDCTECPEEPERPCNNRGSCSDGLGGNGTCRCQAGFAGSACEDCEADRYGPSCSAVCSCVHGVCDGGLKGNGACTCFSGYTGPQCDQELSACASLRCPSTSRCVEEGLTGRLVCRCLLGYRESGHECLPVNPCAQRVCHMHATCVHSGPNQHLCTCNQGYSGDGRVCMAVDPCQTKQGGCLAASSRCVYDGPGESHCECLPGFDPRADGSCHLVDACTAESCHRNANCTTVEPGRVRSVHWSAGNSSVGSVQMLTRLSSRCTCLQGYHGDGKVCYGNIIQRLMELNTAPGGPWSGQLTSAITLFGSVSWPLQNLGPFTLFVPINKGFRGTSLRTLTANPSKAKYLCKMHLVAGVMNFDTLKESDIFYTLTGKSAESETSEGDSQTKIRIHGSRKRGVVIQPDLVASNGIIHIINRLMDSVAPTVESDVQENLMKILSNYGKFGTFTSLLETADLASILDVPGPVTVFAPVSSAFDAMAEGHLEYLRSRAGATKRVELLRNHIVPSTQLDVFTAVSGPLLSTMANQVLSITVSQNGQVMVNTAAVLEAAVEAKNGRLYVVDALLMPASIEPLLPHRCDVTESEIVKGQCVSCSKVKLSQCSSGGVYTGSSVFGCLYSLSVGGAVLGFPVTGCSPLCNVSVTTPACCNGFYGPDCKPCPGGHQTPCSGRGQCFDGIEGNGTCNCPPNLRGSRCQLCSSSNKFGPECDTACPCIHGLCDNRPDSDGRCKRDSCQPGFTGRFCERRTTACGSLARFCHAHADCDLGRGTPKCVCRPGYQGDGITCVELDPCAPPFRGGCSVNARCVKTGPSTRACQCLTGWQEDGEECQPINNCLAADRGGCHPNATCVYVGPGQSDCTCNSGYRGNGRECDALNGCVGQNGGCHFLASCKLRSSQWTCVCDDGYAGNGRLCYGSIQQELAMLTDASDFLTWAAEAGLRHLLADQNQNITLLLPSSAAVAKMSPEDKEFWMAKGNLASLLRHHMIAGVHPLNSLSNTSSLTSLLNTPLPVSTSQEMTRVGGAGISTADLAATNGIIHLVDAVVLPDRKLSEGPLATLQKLPELSLFTSYLMEYQLMDEIERAGDFTIFAPTDAAVKDYLDKMAATALDVNTTRYHLVASERLLKTRLQSGGYQQTLLGFRFQLGFFPRDGKLFVNDAPINTSNILSGNNGVVHILSAVLNVKRNRCDEIRQHKVKGSCVDCLYPRGDLCPAGSSPDEKSKRMKCMFTRSFEGERLLTIGCRATCLQTQIVHTCCRGFYGPHCESCPGVEGQPCSGNGICLDGTNGTGRCRCNEGFVGTACETCQAAKYGIHCDQACRCQNGRCNDGPSGDGTCKCDVGWRGVLCDEEIRSTAQLCGSVPCHTSANCVVRPSGSECWCAAGFQGNGTFCQAEDACARDNGGCSLFAVCKRTRPGQRACVCDPGFSGDGLVCVEINPCLEGNGGCHANADCVHVAPNKTSCRCLDGFAGDGRSCTAIDLCQKRNGGCHGNARCNMSGPGVRTCTCTSNFIGDGLSCKGTLGKEILGRRLRDFYLDLMFAEISLKGRGPFTVFAPSTSAYLADKRGVGRMKRLMSDKHKEELGAVLRGHMVMCHTLLPADLRPPQNLTTLSGLVLTTSSSSQGSIFINEASVTYSDDLSVNGIFHEIDRILFPPGLDAKMELDPGVNLTHVADRHGYTTFYKLLQDTGVMGAVHDGMYQPVTMFLPSDAAMATLPPEQKDFLLHPHNRQQLKEYLKYHVLPNHKVYAEGLIHLDSARTLQGSSLSFSCGGTDEMGQILVNDGKCRIVQRHLVFDSGIAYGIDCLLTPPSLGGRCDEQTSFDLKMSCGVCASSANRCPGGSKLKAVEKCDLPAMFVSRNSGCRSVCTLGVWQPKCCRGYYGRDCQACPGGVGAVCSHHGNCDDGHLGNGTCTCAAGFGGVACQFCADGFYGANCKACNCLEHGTCDDGRRGTGSCFCDAGWTGERCETEQAEVFRCSPACSVKAVCQDNNTCVCRPFYEGDGYTCTVAALCDVWNGGCATEAKCSQRGERVTCTCPQGHSGDGFTCRPIDPCVAGDNGGCHEHATCVMMSPAKRKCVCKDGFIGDGVACEVKQLPVSRCLQGNGGCHQDARCTDLHFEDVTVGVFHVRSEDGQYKMNYTAARAACAATGGVLASSTQLSYAQQGGLNMCAAGWLDGAQVAYPTTYANPNCGFGHVGIVDYGVRKNLSETWDAFCFRMKDVNCECKSGYVGDGFSCTGNLLQVLTSTPALSNFLTQVLNVSQMSEDGRRYVQRLQDPAVRSTLFVPDNDSLMDNQTLSQRDLEFHLSEGQALTLGQLTNGTRLRTRVGTLTVVGLVDIVDPSSLSSRYVNGLFVAAADIMAANGVIHVLRGTLLAPPPRPEVGASHKAGAGLGAVLLVVLVSGFLFVGFHFHRRSDKFFQFRYFKEDEEEAEAACATRSISNPAYEDAAPARLPDIAVVQGSAGFRRVGDLPQVS, from the exons ATGAAGGCATCACAGATGTGGACCACCATGATGACCaccgtgatgatgatgatgatgatgatgatgaatgaagGGACGCCGCTTGTATCTaagcag AACTGGTGTTCCAACTCCACCGTGTTGCGGACTCGCACGTTGTGTCACTCGTGCAGCCTGGCTGCCATCCTGCCCTGTCCTTCCGGCTACAAGAAGACCCCCGGGTCCACGGCACAGGACTGCCA GTATCACATTGGCAGTGCCACCCTAAAGCTGTCAATCCCTGGTTGTTCCTTTGAGTGCTACAAGGAGGCGGAGCTTAAAAGATGCTGTCCAGGATACTGGGGACCTGACTGCACTG AATGTCCTGAAGAGCCAGAGCGGCCCTGCAACAACAGAGGATCCTGCTCCGATGGCCTCGGAGGGAACGGAACCTGCAGGTGTCAG GCGGGCTTTGCAGGAAGCGCCTGTGAGGACTGTGAAGCGGATCGATACGGCCCAAGCTGTAGCGCGG TCTGCTCGTGTGTTCACGGCGTGTGTGATGGCGGCCTCAAAGGCAACGGCGCCTGCAcgtgtttctccgggtacacggGTCCACAGTGTGATCAAG AGCTTTCGGCGTGTGCGTCCCTTCGGTGCCCGTCCACGTCGCGCTGCGTGGAAGAAGGTCTGACGGGCCGCCTGGTGTGCCGGTGTCTGCTTGGGTACCGGGAGTCCGGTCACGAGTGCTTGC CCGTGAACCCGTGTGCACAGCGGGTGTGTCACATGCACGCCACTTGTGTCCACTCTGGTCCAAACCAGCACCTTTGCACCTGTAACCAAGGCTACAGTGGGGACGGGCGCGTCTGCATGGCAGTCGACCCGTGTCAGACCAAGCAGGGCGGCTGCTTGGCCGCGTCCAGCCGCTGCGTCTACGACGGGCCGGGCGAG TCTCATTGCGAGTGTCTTCCCGGCTTTGACCCACGGGCGGATGGCAGTTGTCACCTGGTGGACGCGTGCACGGCCGAGTCATGCCACAGGAATGCCAACTGCACCACGGTGGAACCAGGACGGGTCCGGTCGGTCCATTGGTCCGCAGGTAACTCATCTGTAGGGTCGGTCCAGATGCTGACCAGACTTTCTTCCAGGTGCACCTGTCTGCAGGGTTACCATGGCGATGGAAAGGTTTGCTACGGCAACATCATCCAGCGTCTGATGGAGCTCAACACGGCGCCTGGTGGCCCGTGGAGCGGTCAGCTGACCAGCGCCATCACGCTGTTCG GGTCTGTGTCATGGCCCCTGCAGAACTTGGGTCCGTTTACCCTTTTTGTTCCCATCAACAAAGGTTTCAGAGGAACCTCG CTGCGGACCCTGACTGCCAACCCGTCTAAAGCCAAGTACCTGTGCAAGATGCACCTGGTTGCCGGGGTGATGAACTTTGACACCCTGAAGGAGAGCGACATCTTCTACACGCTGACGGGGAAGTCGGCGGAGAGCGAGACATCTGAGGGG GACTCGCAGACTAAGATCCGAATCCacggcagcaggaagaggggtGTGGTCATCCAGCCGGACCTGGTGGCCTCCAACGGGATAATCCACATCATCAACAGGCTGATGGACAGCGTGGCGCCCACAGTGGAGAGCGACGTTCAG GAGAACCTGATGAAGATTCTGTCCAACTACGGCAAGTTTGGAACGTTCACATCCTTACTGGAG ACCGCTGACTTGGCTTCCATCTTGGACGTCCCGGGCCCGGTGACGGTCTTTGCCCCTGTCAGCTCGGCATTTGACGCCATGGCAGAGGGTCACCTGGAATACCTGCGTAGCCGAGCG GGCGCCACCAAGCGGGTGGAGCTTCTGAGGAATCACATCGTGCCGTCCACGCAG ttggatgtcttcaCCGCCGTGTCCGGCCCACTACTTTCCACCATGGCCAATCAGGTGCTGAGCATTACCGTCAGTCAAAAT GGTCAGGTGATGGTGAACACGGCGGCGGTGTTGGAGGCGGCGGTGGAGGCAAAGAACGGTCGTCTGTACGTGGTTGACGCGCTTCTGATGCCGGCGTCCATCGAGCCGCTGCTGCCTCACAGGTGCGACGTCACGGAGAGCGAGATCGTCAAG GGCCAATGTGTGAGCTGCTCCAAAGTCAAACTGTCACAGTGCTCGTCTGGAGGCGTCTACACG GGTTCCTCCGTCTTCGGCTGCCTTTACAGTCTCTCCGTTGGCGGCGCCGTGCTTGGTTTCCCGGTGACCGGATGCTCGCCGCTCTGTAACGTTTCCGTCACG ACGCCCGCCTGCTGTAACGGGTTCTACGGTCCAGACTGCAAGCCCTGTCCCGGAGGACACCAGACGCCGTGCTCAGGACGCGGTCAG TGCTTCGACGGTATTGAAGGAAACGGAACTTGCAACTGTCCGCCAAACCTCAGAGGCTCCCGCTGTCAGCTGTGCTCATCCTCGAACAAGTTTGGACCCGAGTGCGACACCG CGTGTCCTTGCATCCACGGACTTTGCGACAATCGACCCGACTCGGACGGACGCTGCAAGCGGGACTCGTGTCAGCCAGGCTTCACGGGTCGCTTCTGCGAGCGCAGGACCACGGCGTGTGGCTCGCTGGCCCGGTTCTGCCACGCCCATGCCGACTGCGACCTCGGCCGGGGAACCCCAAA GTGTGTTTGCCGACCTGGTTACCAAGGCGATGGAATCACCTGTGTGGAATTGGACCCGTGTGCTCCACCCTTTCGGGGCGGCTGCAGTGTGAAC GCCAGGTGTGTAAAGACGGGCCCGTCCACCCGCGCCTGCCAGTGTCTGACCGGGTGGCAGGAAGATGGAGAAGAGTGTCAGCCAATCAACAACTGTCTCGCTGCTGACCGCGGCGGCTGCCACCCCAACGCCACCTGCGTCTACGTGGGCCCGGGACAG AGCGACTGCACATGCAACAGCGGCTACCGAGGAAACGGGCGGGAGTGCGACGCGCTCAACGGGTGCGTCGGTCAGAATGGCGGCTGTCACTTCCTG GCCAGCTGCAAGCTGCGCTCGTCCCAGTGGACGTGCGTGTGCGATGACGGCTACGCAGGAAACGGTCGCTTGTGTTACGGCAGCATTCAGCAG GAGCTGGCGATGCTTACGGACGCTTCGGACTTCCTCACGTGGGCCGCT GAGGCGGGTCTACGTCACCTACTGGCGGACCAGAACCAGAACATCACGCTCTTGTTGCCGTCATCCGCCGCGGTCGCCAAAATGTCTCCAGAGGACAAAGAGTTCTGGATGGCCAAGGGAAACCTAGCGAGTCTCCTCAG ACATCACATGATCGCCGGCGTCCATCCGCTCAACAGCCTCAGCAACACTTCCTCTCTCACCTCGCTTCTCAacacgccacttcctgtttctaccAGCCAGGAG ATGACGCGTGTGGGCGGGGCAGGCATCAGCACGGCTGACCTGGCTGCGACCAATGGGATCATTCACCTGGTCGACGCG GTTGTGCTTCCAGACAGGAAGCTGAGCGAAGGCCCGCTGGCGACACTCCAAAAGCTCCCGGAACTTTCGCTCTTCACGTCGTACCTCATG GAATACCAGCTGATGGATGAGATCGAGCGGGCCGGCGACTTCACCATCTTTGCTCCCACAGACGCCGCCGTCAAAGACTACCTCGACAAAATGGCTGCCACGGCACTG GATGTCAATACCACTCGTTACCACCTGGTGGCATCAGAGCGCCTGCTGAAGACCCGCCTGCAGTCTGGGGGCTACCAACAAACCCTGCTTGGGTTCCGCTTCCAGCTGGGCTTCTTCCCACGAGACGGAAAG CTGTTTGTCAACGACGCTCCCATCAACACGTCCAACATCCTGAGCGGGAACAACGGTGTGGTTCACATTCTCTCTGCCGTTCTGAATGTCAAGCGGAACCGCTGCGATGAGATCCGCCAGCACAAAGTGAAG GGTTCCTGTGTGGACTGTCTCTACCCACGAGGAGACCTCTGTCCGGCCGGCAGCAGTCCAGAC GAAAAGTCCAAGAGGATGAAGTGCATGTTCACGCGTTCCTTCGAGGGCGAGCGTTTGCTGACCATCGGTTGCCGGGCAACGTGCTTGCAAACCCAAATC GTGCACACGTGTTGCCGTGGCTTTTATGGGCCGCACTGCGAGTCCTGTCCCGGGGTCGAAGGTCAGCCGTGCTCCGGGAACGGCATATGTTTGGACGGAACCAACGGAACCGGACGGTGTCGCTGCAATGAAGGCTTTGTGGGAACGGCTTGCGAGACTTGCCAAGCCGCCAAGTACGGCATCCACTGCGACCAAG CCTGCCGCTGTCAAAATGGCCGCTGCAACGACGGGCCGAGTGGCGACGGGACGTGCAAGTGCGATGTCGGCTGGCGGGGCGTCCTGTGTGACGAAG AGATCCGGTCCACTGCACAACTTTGTGGTTCCGTCCCGTGTCACACCAGTGCAAA CTGTGTGGTCCGACCATCCGGATCAGAATGCTGGTGTGCTGCCGGCTTTCAGGGAAACGGAACCTTCTGCCAAG CTGAAGACGCGTGTGCGCGGGATAACGGCGGCTGCAGCTTGTTCGCGGTGTGTAAACGGACGCGACCCGGCCAGCGTGCCTGCGTGTGTGACCCGGGCTTCTCTGGCGACGGGCTGGTGTGTGTCG AGATAAACCCGTGCCTGGAAGGAAATGGTGGTTGCCATGCCAACGCCGACTGTGTGCACGTGGCTCCAAACAAA ACGTCTTGCCGCTGCCTGGACGGCTTCGCAGGAGACGGACGCAGCTGCACGGCCATCGACTTGTGTCAAAAG AGAAATGGCGGTTGTCACGGGAACGCCAGGTGCAACATGAGCGGCCCTGGCGTtcgcacgtgcacgtgcacgtctAACTTCATCGGCGACGGTTTGAGCTGCAAAGGCACCCTGGGCAAG GAAATCCTAGGTCGCCGCCTACGGGACTTCTACCTGGACCTGATG TTTGCAGAAATATCGCTGAAAGGTCGCGGCCCCTTCACCGTATTCGCTCCGAGCACGTCCGCCTACCTGGCGGACAAGCGCGGCGTGGGCAGG ATGAAGCGTCTGATGTCCGACAAGCACAAAGAAGAACTGGGCGCCGTCCTGCGTGGTCACATGGTCATGTGTCACACGCTGCTGCCCGCTGACCTGCGCCCACCTCAGAACCTCACCACCTTGTCTGGACTGGTCCTGACCACCTCCTCGTCCTCCCAG GGCAGCATCTTCATCAACGAGGCCAGCGTCACCTACAGCGACGACCTCAGCGTCAACGGAATCTTCCATGAGATCGACAGGATTCTGTTCCCGCCCGGCCTCGACGCCAAGATGGAGTTGGACCCGGGC GTCAACTTGACGCACGTGGCCGATCGCCACGGTTACACAACCTTCTACAAGCTGCTGCAG GACACGGGCGTGATGGGCGCGGTGCATGATGGGATGTACCAGCCCGTCACGATGTTCCTGCCCTCCGATGCCGCCATGGCGACCTTGCCGCCGGAGCAGAAGGACTTCCTGCTGCACCCACACAACCGCCAGCAGCTGAAGGAGTACCTGAAGTATCACGTTCTCCCCAACCACAAG GTTTACGCAGAAGGTCTGATCCATTTGGACTCGGCTCGCACGCTGCAGGGCTCCTCCCTCTCCTTCAGCTGCGGCGGGACGGATGAGATG GGGCAGATCTTGGTGAACGACGGAAAGTGCCGCATCGTCCAGAGACATCTGGTGTTTGACAGCGGCATCGCGTACGGCATCGACTGCCTGCTGACCCCGCCCAGTCTGGGGGGGCGCTGCGATGAGCAGACCAGCTTTGACCTCAAA ATGAGCTGTGGCGTGTGCGCGTCCTCGGCCAATCGTTGTCCAGGAGGATCCAAACTGAAG GCGGTGGAGAAGTGCGACCTGCCCGCCATGTTTGTCAGCAGGAACTCGGGCTGCCGCAGCGTGTGCACGCTCGGGGTGTGGCAGCCTAAGTGTTGCCGTGGTTACTACGGGCGGGACTGTCAAG CGTGCCCGGGCGGTGTGGGTGCCGTTTGCAGTCACCATGGCAACTGTGACGACGGCCATCTTGGTAACGGCACTTGCACGTGCGCCGCAGGCTTCGGGGGCGTGGCCTGCCAGTTTTGTGCCGACGGGTTCTATGGCGCCAACTGCAAAG CCTGCAACTGCTTGGAACACGGAACGTGCGATGACGGACGAAGAGGGACCGGGTCTTGCTTCTGTGACGCCGGCTGGACGGGTGAACGCTGTGAGACCGAGCAAG CTGAGGTCTTCCGGTGTTCTCCGGCTTGCTCCGTCAAGGCCGTCTGCCAGGACAACAACACCTGCGTGTGTCGGCCATTTTATGAGGGAGACGGATACACGTGCACAG TGGCGGCCCTGTGTGACGTGTGGAATGGCGGCTGCGCTACGGAGGCCAAGTGTTCTCAGCGAGGCGAGCGCGTGACGTGCACGTGTCCTCAAGGCCACTCTGGGGACGGCTTTACCTGCCGGCCTATTGATCCCTGCGTTGCCGGGGACAACGGCGGCTGCCACGAACACGCCACATGCGTCATGATGTCGCCG GCAAAGAGGAAGTGCGTCTGCAAAGACGGCTTCATCGGAGACGGCGTCGCTTGTGAGGTCAAACAGCTTCCTGTTAGCCGCTGTCTACAGGGCAACGGGGGATGTCACCAGGACGCACGCTGCACCGACCTCCATTTTGAAG ACGTGACAGTGGGCGTGTTCCACGTGCGTTCGGAGGACGGCCAGTACAAGATGAACTACACAGCGGCACGAGCGGCGTGCGCCGCCACAGGGGGGGTCTTGGCTTCATCCACGCAGTTGTCCTATGCTCAGCAG GGCGGCTTGAACATGTGCGCTGCCGGCTGGTTGGACGGGGCCCAGGTGGCGTACCCCACCACCTACGCCAACCCCAACTGTGGCTTTGGGCACGTCGGCATCGTGGATTACGGCGTCCGCAAGAACCTGAGCGAGACCTGGGACGCCTTCTGCTTCCGGATGAAGG ACGTGAACTGCGAGTGCAAGTCCGGCTACGTTGGAGACGGCTTCAGCTGCACGGGAAACCTTCTGCAGGTCCTCACGTCCACGCCTGCCTTGTCCAACTTCCTCACT CAAGTCCTCAACGTGTCTCAGATGTCGGAAGACGGGAGACGCTACGTCCAGCGTCTCCAGGACCCCGCTGTCCGGTCCACGCTCTTCGTCCCCGACAACGACAGCCTGATGGACAACCAA ACGCTGTCCCAGCGCGACCTGGAGTTCCACTTGTCGGAGGGTCAGGCTCTGACCCTGGGTCAGCTGACCAACGGAACTCGGCTAAGGACTCGCGTTGGAACGCTGACCGTCGTTGGACTCGTCGACATTGTGGACCCTTCGTCTCTG TCGTCTCGTTATGTCAATGGCCTCTTTGTTGCCGCCGCCGACATCATGGCTGCCAACGGCGTCATACACGTCCTGCGGGGAACTCTTCTGGCCCCGCCCCCTCGCCCGGAG GTTGGTGCGTCTCACAAGGCGGGGGCGGGGCTCGGCGCCGTCCTGCTCGTGGTTCTGGTGTCAGGTTTCCTTTTTGTGGGATTTCACTTCCACAGACGCTCCGACAAATTCTTCCAGTTCCGCTACTTCAAG gaggatgaggaggaggcggaggctgCATGTGCGACCCGCAGCATCTCCAACCCGGCGTACGAGGACGctgctccagcacgcctgcccGACATCGCC GTGGTCCAGGGGTCAGCCGGGTTCAGGCGAGTGGGAGACCTCCCGCAGGTCAGCTGA
- the ovch1 gene encoding ovochymase-1: MAAHIPVSATPILSFGSGSDQLPFAGTSPAAARLRCSKMETTPSTTPLIQQNRAEFGPTCHCGDAVRGVTPLLQRGGVGSTEQEAGGRRQEVFLIQHKAPHSASAPLDLRSLGPPLPWTSSMWPPLLWVLVACARSASTNESLGSFSGGFALVGVRPFVQDQDMKTRIIGGQETWEHSWPWQVALRFTTRPACGGAVISPLWVISAAHCFKRYNKVSFWTVLAGKHDLDDGDEEGQQVVGVSAIVMHHRYNARTKAYDVALLMLKRPLTFDRFVRPIDVWMAPLPTSEKCTITGWGATRENGPRVTRLQEVNVTLFPSDICKRYYKGRIHASMFCAGKEGGGVDACQGDSGGPLSCFGGKNFKLAAVVSWGVGCGRAAKPGVYTRLQDHVQWMSDVMENQDVMYADQPDQEDRCGKQQGSGCRNALDPAGVSVSEDGAVSVENVTESCSGSWPWQVSLQANGIHYCSGVLIHRRWVLTARHCGVRAREDVAVLGAHDLHFSLFQSVPVDEVFNPPQDDSFPPKADLALLRLAFPARLGGSVSPLCVPDEDEELDDDWLCVSAGWGASTATAGVNPDRLHHTRLVLVNQTECRDKWGRVLVSDAHVCTHPAGGAACTGDSGASLFCRKRDAYFLFGVLTWGSRHCDPNKPAIFSKVSDYHAWISDLTEDV, encoded by the exons ATGGCGGCCCACATTCCCGTCTCGGCGACACCGATTCTCTCTTTCGGCTCCGGTTCCGATCAGCTTCCATTCGCCGGGACGTCACCTGCCGCCGCCCGTCTTCGCTGCTCAAAGATGGAGACGACGCCTTCAACGACACCTTTAATCCAACAGAACCGAGCTGAGTTCGGACCTACCTGCCATTGTGGGGATGCGGTTCGGGGCGTCACGCCTCTCCTGCAGCGaggcggggtgggg AGCACAGAGCAGGAGGCAGGAGGCAGGAGGCAGGAG GTGTTCCTGATCCAACATAAGGCGCCACACTCGGCCTCCGCTCCCTTGGACCTCCGCTCCCTTGGACCTCCGCTCCCTTGGACCTCCAGCATGTGGCCGCCGCTGCTCTGGGTTCTGGTCGCTTGTG CAAGGAGCGCGTCCACAAATGAAAGTCTGGGCAGTTTCTCAGGAGgctttg CGCTGGTGGGAGTCCGCCCCTTTGTTCAGGACCAAGACATGAAGACCCGCATCATCGGCGGCCAGGAGACGTGGGAGCACTCGTGGCCGTGGCAGGTGGCTCTCCGCTTCACCACCAGGCCGGCGTGCGGCGGCGCCGTCATCTCGCCGCTGTGGGTCATCTCGGCGGCCCACTGCTTCAAAAG GTACAACAAGGTCTCCTTCTGGACGGTCTTGGCAGGAAAACACGACCTGGACGACGGCGACGAGGAGGGCCAGCAG GTGGTGGGCGTGTCGGCCATCGTCATGCATCATCGCTACAACGCTCGCACCAAAGCGTACGATGTGGCGCTGCTCATGCTGAAGAGGCCGCTGACCTTTGACCGCTTCGTGCGGCCCATCGACGTGTGGATGGCGCCGTTGCCCACCTCGGAGAAGTGCACCATCACGGGCTGGGGGGCCACACGTGAGA ATGGGCCACGCGTGACCCGGCTGCAGGAGGTCAACGTGACCCTGTTCCCCTCCGACATCTGCAAGCGCTACTACAAGGGGCGGATCCACGCCTCCATGTTCTGTGCAGGAAAGGAAGGGGGAGGAGTCGATGCctgccag GGCGACTCTGGAGGTCCGCTGTCGTGTTTTGGCGGGAAGAACTTCAAGCTGGCGGCGGTGGTGAGCTGGGGCGTCGGCTGTGGGCGGGCTGCAAAGCCGGGTGTGTACACCCGACTCCAAGACCACGTTCAGTGGATGTCCGACGTCATGG AGAACCAGGATGTGATGTACGCGGACCAGCCGGATCAAG AGGACCGGTGCGGGAAGCAGCAGGGGTCCGGCTGTCGGAACGCTCTGGACCCGGCCGGGGTCTCGGTGTCGGAGGACGGCGCGGTGTCGGTGGAGAACGTGACAGAGTCGTGTTCGGGGTCGTGGCCCTGGCAGGTCAGCCTGCAGGCCAACGGGATCCATTACTGCAGCGGCGTACTGATCCACCGCCGCTGGGTGCTGACGGCACGCCACTGCGGGGTCCG AGCGAGGGAAGATGTGGCGGTCCTGGGAGCTCACGACCTGCACTTCTCTCTGTTCCAAAGCGTCCCGGTGGACGAGGTCTTCAACCCGCCTCAGGATGACAGCTTCCCGCCCAAAGCGGACCTGGCGCTGCTGCGCCTGGCGTTTCCCGCCAGACTGG GCGGCAGCGTGTCCCCGCTTTGCGTCCCGGATGAGGACGAGGAGTTGGATGACGACTGGTTATGCGTCAGCGCCGGCTGGGGGGCGTCGACCGCCACAG CGGGCGTCAATCCGGACCGGCTGCACCACACTCGGCTGGTTCTGGTCAACCAGACCGAGTGCAGGGACAAGTGGGGGCGGGTCCTTGTCAGCGACGCCCACGTGTGCACGCATCCCGCTGGCGGCGCCGCCTGCACG GGAGATTCTGGGGCGTCGCTGTTCTGTCGGAAGCGTGAcgcctacttcctgtttggcgtGCTGACGTGGGGGAGTCGACACTGCGACCCCAACAAGCCGGCCATCTTTTCCAAGGTGTCCGATTACCACGCCTGGATCAGCGATCTGACGGAGGACGTCTGA